In Arthrobacter citreus, a genomic segment contains:
- a CDS encoding molybdenum cofactor biosynthesis protein MoaE — MDIEQSAPGGAAASEVVNATVSDLPLNAEHAHDAAWSPECGAVVGFSGIVRNHDGGRGVASLSYSAHPSAEQVIAEVAADIAAAHDGVRIWVGHRTGPLEIGDAALVAAVGAAHRGVAFAACSELVDTVKARVPIWKEQGFNDGTSEWVGVSDAPQ; from the coding sequence ATGGACATTGAGCAGAGCGCGCCCGGAGGCGCCGCGGCCTCCGAAGTCGTCAATGCGACGGTCTCGGATCTGCCGCTGAACGCCGAGCACGCGCACGACGCCGCATGGTCGCCGGAGTGCGGGGCGGTGGTGGGTTTCAGCGGAATCGTCCGCAACCACGACGGCGGCCGCGGCGTTGCGAGCCTTTCCTACAGCGCACACCCCTCAGCTGAGCAGGTCATCGCCGAGGTGGCGGCGGATATTGCCGCGGCACACGACGGCGTGCGGATCTGGGTGGGGCACCGCACCGGGCCGCTGGAGATCGGGGACGCCGCCCTGGTGGCGGCCGTGGGTGCCGCGCACCGCGGCGTCGCCTTTGCCGCCTGCTCCGAACTGGTGGACACCGTCAAGGCACGGGTGCCCATCTGGAAGGAACAGGGCTTCAACGACGGCACGTCCGAGTGGGTGGGTGTCAGCGACGCCCCGCAGTGA
- a CDS encoding MogA/MoaB family molybdenum cofactor biosynthesis protein produces MTAGPAAPQQPPRRTAGVLIASTRAARGEYEDECGPLASDWLYALGFDVVLAEVVPDGDGVGESLRRMLALEPAVILTSGGTGLSPDDHTPEQTLPLLEREVPGIMEALRADGRTKTPMAAISRGYAGTVGRTFIVNLPGSPGAVADGLAVLEPIIGHICGQLEGHHGH; encoded by the coding sequence GTGACGGCCGGACCCGCAGCGCCGCAGCAGCCGCCACGCCGCACGGCGGGCGTCCTGATCGCCTCCACACGTGCCGCGCGCGGTGAATACGAGGACGAGTGCGGTCCGCTGGCGTCGGACTGGCTCTATGCCCTGGGCTTCGACGTCGTGCTGGCCGAGGTGGTGCCCGACGGCGACGGCGTGGGGGAGTCGCTGCGCCGCATGCTTGCGCTTGAACCGGCGGTCATCCTCACCAGTGGCGGCACGGGCCTGAGCCCGGATGACCACACCCCCGAGCAGACACTTCCGCTGCTGGAGCGCGAGGTTCCGGGCATCATGGAGGCGCTGCGGGCCGACGGCCGGACCAAAACGCCGATGGCCGCCATCAGCCGCGGCTACGCCGGCACGGTCGGGCGCACCTTTATCGTGAACCTTCCCGGATCACCCGGTGCCGTGGCTGACGGGCTTGCGGTGCTGGAACCAATCATCGGGCACATCTGCGGACAACTGGAGGGACACCATGGACATTGA
- the moaC gene encoding cyclic pyranopterin monophosphate synthase MoaC, producing the protein MTGTDGQQPGLTHVREDGSAHMVDVSAKTETTRIATATARLRTTAEVVKLVSEGGLPKGDALAVSRVAGIMGAKQTSTLIPLCHPLPLTKVTVDFEPGETDVVILATAKTKALTGVEMEALTAASVAALTLYDMIKAVDKHASITDIRVLAKSGGKSGDWSL; encoded by the coding sequence ATGACCGGCACCGACGGGCAGCAGCCCGGGCTCACCCACGTCCGCGAAGACGGCTCCGCCCACATGGTGGATGTTTCCGCCAAGACCGAAACCACCCGCATCGCCACAGCCACGGCCCGGCTGCGGACCACTGCCGAAGTCGTGAAGCTGGTCTCCGAGGGCGGCCTGCCCAAGGGTGACGCGCTGGCGGTATCCCGCGTTGCCGGCATCATGGGCGCCAAGCAGACGTCCACCCTGATTCCGCTGTGCCATCCGCTGCCGTTGACCAAGGTGACCGTGGACTTTGAACCGGGGGAGACCGACGTCGTCATCCTGGCCACCGCAAAAACCAAGGCCCTGACCGGCGTGGAGATGGAAGCCCTGACTGCGGCGTCCGTGGCGGCACTGACGCTGTACGACATGATCAAGGCAGTGGACAAGCACGCGTCCATCACGGACATCCGGGTGCTCGCCAAGTCCGGCGGAAAAAGCGGAGACTGGTCCCTGTGA
- the glp gene encoding gephyrin-like molybdotransferase Glp: MIRRAATRTVEEHRGAVLRLLEGRLAAAPQGTDTVDLVSAAGRILAADVRAPGSLPPFDNSQMDGYAVRTADLASATGQTVPLAISEPIPAGIAAPALAPGTAAPIMTGAMLPAGADAVVPIERAVPDTFFADRDRPGATVSLPSGTLPGDYIRAAGSDIRAGSVALPAGTRLGALQLGLLAALGIPAVQVRALFRVLLLSTGDEVVEPGHALAPGQIHDANSTLLAVSLHEAGAEVVRTRILADSPDRFLAQLREDLARHPVDLVLTSGGISMGAYEVVRLALTGEGVQFLPVAMQPGGPQAIGSVDGIPFLGFPGNPVSSVVSFEVFLRPALGAVTGLPAPRPELAAVLTAEAQSPAAKHQVRRGRYTAPTEPGTAGRVELVGGPSSHLVHALASSNALVHIPAGVQTLPAGAEVTVWLLN; encoded by the coding sequence GTGATCCGCAGGGCAGCGACCCGGACGGTCGAAGAACACCGCGGCGCAGTGCTTCGGCTGCTGGAAGGCCGCCTGGCCGCCGCCCCGCAAGGCACGGACACTGTGGACCTCGTGTCGGCGGCAGGGCGGATCCTGGCCGCTGATGTCCGGGCACCCGGCAGCCTTCCGCCCTTCGATAATTCCCAGATGGACGGGTATGCCGTCCGGACGGCTGACCTGGCCTCCGCCACGGGGCAGACCGTTCCGCTGGCGATCAGCGAACCGATTCCCGCCGGCATAGCGGCTCCTGCCCTGGCTCCGGGAACCGCCGCTCCGATCATGACCGGCGCCATGCTGCCGGCCGGTGCCGACGCCGTCGTACCCATTGAACGTGCGGTCCCGGATACGTTCTTCGCGGACCGGGACCGGCCCGGGGCCACGGTCAGCCTCCCCTCCGGCACGCTGCCCGGAGACTACATTCGGGCCGCCGGCAGCGATATCCGCGCCGGATCGGTGGCCCTGCCGGCCGGAACGCGGCTGGGCGCACTGCAGCTGGGCCTGCTGGCCGCGCTGGGCATCCCGGCCGTGCAGGTCCGTGCTCTGTTCCGGGTATTGCTGCTCAGCACCGGTGACGAGGTGGTGGAACCGGGGCATGCGCTGGCGCCGGGACAGATCCATGATGCCAACTCCACGCTGCTGGCCGTCAGCCTGCACGAAGCCGGCGCCGAAGTGGTGCGGACCCGCATCCTGGCGGATTCCCCGGACCGTTTCCTGGCCCAGCTCCGTGAGGACCTGGCACGCCATCCCGTTGATCTGGTCCTCACCTCCGGCGGCATCAGCATGGGCGCCTACGAGGTGGTCCGGCTGGCCCTGACGGGGGAGGGCGTGCAGTTCCTCCCCGTTGCCATGCAGCCCGGAGGCCCCCAGGCGATCGGGTCCGTTGACGGTATTCCCTTCCTTGGCTTTCCGGGTAATCCGGTGAGCTCAGTGGTCTCCTTCGAGGTGTTCCTGCGCCCGGCCCTCGGCGCCGTGACCGGCCTGCCTGCACCGCGCCCGGAGCTGGCGGCAGTGCTGACCGCTGAAGCACAGAGCCCTGCCGCCAAGCACCAGGTGCGGCGGGGCCGCTACACGGCCCCCACCGAGCCGGGGACGGCGGGCCGAGTGGAGCTGGTCGGTGGTCCAAGCTCGCATCTGGTCCACGCATTGGCGTCCTCCAACGCCCTGGTCCACATTCCCGCCGGAGTGCAGACGCTGCCGGCCGGCGCGGAAGTGACAGTATGGCTTTTGAACTAA
- a CDS encoding tyrosine-protein phosphatase: MRITTLEGTVNFRDTGGLPLAGGGRSAPGVLYRSDAISALTPRGLASLAESGIDVIVDLRTPAEQRMAPDRLPAARSFTRLNLPLFEGAFTGAAQEEMQRARQSGNAGAAARAVEAAVAQLPTLGGIYTEMLQDGSTVFAETARAVAGTDEGSAVLVHCTAGKDRTGVAVALILSAAGVEADAVTADYRKSEANLSGEWADRMLGMIKDLGVPLTDDVVALVTGAPEAAINRALEWIHEHHGDAAGYLLSSGLTEAELAMLRRRLRGQQ, translated from the coding sequence GTGAGAATCACCACGCTGGAAGGCACAGTAAATTTCCGGGACACCGGCGGGCTGCCGCTGGCCGGGGGAGGCCGCAGCGCCCCCGGAGTCCTCTACCGGTCAGATGCCATCAGCGCGCTGACTCCCCGCGGGCTGGCAAGCCTGGCTGAGTCGGGGATCGACGTGATCGTAGATCTGCGGACCCCCGCCGAGCAGCGCATGGCACCGGACCGGCTGCCCGCGGCACGCTCCTTCACCCGGTTGAACCTGCCGCTGTTTGAAGGTGCCTTCACCGGAGCAGCCCAGGAAGAGATGCAGCGCGCCCGGCAGTCCGGCAACGCCGGCGCGGCAGCCCGCGCGGTGGAGGCCGCTGTGGCCCAGCTGCCAACGCTGGGCGGTATCTACACCGAAATGCTGCAGGACGGCAGCACGGTGTTTGCTGAAACCGCCCGTGCCGTCGCCGGCACCGATGAAGGTTCGGCGGTCCTGGTGCACTGCACCGCGGGCAAGGATCGGACCGGAGTGGCGGTGGCACTGATCCTCAGCGCCGCCGGCGTGGAAGCGGACGCCGTAACGGCGGACTACCGGAAAAGCGAGGCCAACCTGTCCGGGGAATGGGCCGACCGGATGCTCGGCATGATCAAGGATCTGGGCGTTCCCCTGACGGATGATGTGGTGGCTTTGGTGACCGGTGCCCCCGAAGCGGCCATCAACCGGGCGCTTGAGTGGATCCACGAACACCATGGGGACGCTGCCGGCTACCTCCTCTCAAGCGGTCTGACGGAAGCTGAGCTGGCGATGCTGCGCCGGCGGCTACGGGGGCAGCAGTGA
- a CDS encoding molybdopterin-dependent oxidoreductase — protein MNGTNRFLTLWASAAGIVAVGLAVAAGELSAALLSPSLSPVSAVGSVVIDAMPGPVKDWAIGLFGTADKAAFLVAMAAVIAVLAAAAGILELRRPPAGAVVVALFGAAGLVAVLTRSQMSLLSLVPPLVAAAVGLAVLRAFVDRIRKWGDAAPADMGARRRDVLLGVGGGAGVAVAAGALAGTSRAGQITTVGLRDGIVLPAAVTPAQPIPAGAELGISGLDPVLTPAADFYRIDTALSVPLVNSEQWSLKVTGMVDREVEISFAELLAKPLQESYVTLACVSNEVGGSLIGNAKWLGWPVRDLLAAAGVQDGADMVLSTSRDGWTASTPLEALTDSRDALLAVGMNGEPLPLEHGFPVRLVVPGLYGYVSATKWVTELKVTRFSDETAYWTERGWTERGPIKLSSRIDTPSNRASVEAGAVTVAGMAWAQHTGIRGVQVRVDGGRWQDADLATGISADTWVQWSAVLDLGAGDHEVTVRAIDATGAAQDERERPVVPDGATGLHTVQMNAR, from the coding sequence ATGAACGGCACCAACCGGTTCCTTACCCTCTGGGCGTCCGCGGCGGGAATCGTGGCGGTGGGACTGGCCGTAGCCGCCGGAGAACTTTCCGCGGCGCTGCTGAGCCCGTCCCTGTCGCCGGTGAGCGCAGTGGGATCGGTGGTCATCGACGCCATGCCGGGACCGGTCAAGGACTGGGCCATCGGCCTGTTCGGCACCGCCGACAAGGCCGCGTTCCTCGTCGCCATGGCGGCCGTGATCGCTGTCCTTGCAGCAGCCGCCGGGATCCTGGAGCTGCGCCGGCCGCCGGCAGGCGCCGTCGTCGTTGCCCTGTTCGGGGCGGCCGGACTGGTTGCCGTGCTGACCCGGTCACAGATGAGTTTGCTGTCCCTGGTGCCGCCGCTGGTGGCGGCCGCCGTGGGCTTAGCGGTGCTGCGGGCCTTTGTGGACCGCATCCGCAAGTGGGGCGACGCAGCTCCGGCGGACATGGGCGCCCGGCGGCGGGACGTGCTGCTGGGGGTGGGCGGCGGCGCCGGCGTCGCTGTGGCGGCGGGTGCCCTAGCCGGCACCTCCCGAGCGGGGCAGATCACCACTGTGGGACTGCGGGACGGCATTGTCCTGCCCGCCGCGGTAACCCCTGCACAGCCCATCCCGGCCGGAGCTGAACTGGGCATCAGCGGCCTGGACCCGGTGCTGACACCGGCTGCCGATTTCTACCGGATCGACACCGCGCTGAGCGTTCCGCTGGTCAACTCGGAGCAGTGGAGCCTCAAGGTGACGGGCATGGTGGACCGCGAGGTTGAGATCAGCTTCGCCGAACTGCTGGCCAAGCCCCTGCAGGAGAGTTATGTGACGCTGGCCTGCGTCTCCAATGAAGTGGGCGGCAGCCTGATCGGCAACGCCAAGTGGCTGGGCTGGCCGGTCCGGGACCTGCTGGCAGCCGCCGGTGTCCAGGACGGCGCCGACATGGTGCTGTCCACCAGCCGCGACGGCTGGACGGCATCAACCCCGCTCGAAGCACTGACCGACTCCCGTGATGCGCTGCTGGCGGTGGGCATGAACGGCGAGCCGCTGCCGCTGGAGCACGGATTTCCGGTCCGGCTGGTGGTGCCGGGCCTGTATGGCTATGTTTCGGCCACCAAATGGGTCACCGAACTGAAGGTCACCCGGTTCAGCGATGAGACGGCCTACTGGACCGAACGGGGCTGGACTGAACGCGGTCCCATCAAACTCTCCTCCCGCATCGACACACCCTCCAACCGCGCGTCAGTAGAGGCCGGAGCCGTGACCGTGGCCGGAATGGCCTGGGCGCAGCACACCGGCATCCGCGGCGTACAGGTAAGGGTCGACGGCGGCCGCTGGCAGGACGCGGACCTGGCCACCGGAATCTCGGCGGACACCTGGGTGCAGTGGTCCGCGGTCCTGGACCTGGGCGCCGGGGACCACGAGGTCACCGTCCGCGCCATCGATGCGACGGGAGCGGCGCAGGACGAACGCGAGCGCCCGGTGGTCCCCGACGGCGCCACCGGCCTGCACACGGTTCAGATGAATGCGCGCTAG
- a CDS encoding molybdate ABC transporter permease subunit: MTRGARATTPAWLWIPASLALLFCAGPVAALLLNVPFASLGALLTAPEARTALLLSVTTSVGSTLICVVLGLPLAVLFSKLAGPWMQVLRGILLIPLVLSPVVSGIALLYFWGRQGLAGRFLEPAGLGVGYSPAAVLIVQVFVSLPFFVVASLSSLRAVDHDLEMAAATSGAGPTAILRHITIPLALPGIIVGALLAFARSLGEYGATITFAGSIEGRTRTLPLQIELSLNSNQPEIALGICLILISLYLVLLALARLGVGLLVPR, encoded by the coding sequence ATGACACGCGGCGCACGGGCCACCACCCCGGCCTGGCTGTGGATCCCGGCATCGCTGGCGCTGCTGTTCTGCGCCGGACCGGTGGCGGCCCTGCTGCTGAACGTCCCCTTCGCTTCCCTGGGAGCGCTGCTGACCGCACCGGAAGCACGCACGGCGCTGCTTCTGTCGGTGACAACCTCCGTGGGGTCAACACTGATCTGCGTGGTGCTGGGGCTGCCCCTGGCCGTGCTGTTCAGCAAGCTGGCCGGGCCCTGGATGCAGGTGCTGCGCGGCATCCTGCTCATACCCCTGGTGCTTTCTCCGGTTGTTTCGGGCATTGCGCTGCTGTACTTCTGGGGACGGCAGGGGCTGGCCGGGCGGTTCCTGGAACCGGCCGGGCTGGGGGTGGGCTATTCGCCCGCAGCCGTGCTGATAGTCCAGGTGTTTGTTTCCCTGCCCTTCTTCGTGGTGGCGTCGCTGAGCAGCCTGCGCGCCGTGGACCATGACCTGGAAATGGCCGCCGCCACCTCCGGTGCGGGCCCAACGGCGATCCTGCGCCACATCACCATTCCGCTGGCCCTGCCGGGAATCATCGTGGGGGCCCTGCTGGCCTTCGCCCGGTCCCTGGGGGAGTACGGCGCCACCATCACCTTCGCCGGCAGCATCGAAGGACGCACCCGGACCCTGCCCCTGCAGATCGAACTCAGCCTGAACTCCAACCAGCCCGAAATTGCGCTGGGAATCTGCCTGATCCTTATTTCGTTGTACCTGGTGCTGCTGGCGCTTGCCCGGCTTGGGGTGGGGCTGCTGGTGCCGCGCTGA
- the modA gene encoding molybdate ABC transporter substrate-binding protein, producing MRFIRRRQRLVALSAAAVSILLLVAAAGCSGPDADGDSAASESPVITVFAAASLTDVMAAISQAYDGGGHLRTNLGSSAQLSGQLLSGAPADVVIAADMEALDAVRAEGLVSREQVVAGNTTVLALAPGNPAGITSLADLGGGAARAAVCAPSVPCGRAAERVLDAAGVALSGESREDSVRSVLTKVVTGQADAGLVYQTDALSAAKQGVTYLEVSDPEPNQYPAALTAEGAEHEAAVRFYEWLAGEEAAGILRDAGFRPPGT from the coding sequence ATGCGTTTTATCCGCCGGCGTCAGCGCCTTGTCGCCCTGTCCGCCGCCGCCGTGTCCATCTTGCTGCTCGTTGCGGCTGCCGGCTGTTCAGGCCCGGATGCCGACGGTGATTCCGCGGCTTCGGAAAGCCCCGTTATTACGGTATTCGCAGCCGCGTCCCTCACGGATGTGATGGCAGCCATAAGTCAAGCCTACGACGGCGGCGGGCACCTGCGCACCAATCTGGGCTCCAGCGCCCAGTTGTCGGGCCAGCTTCTGTCCGGCGCGCCGGCCGACGTCGTGATCGCCGCCGACATGGAAGCGCTCGATGCGGTGCGGGCGGAGGGGCTGGTCTCCCGGGAGCAGGTCGTGGCCGGGAACACCACGGTCCTGGCGCTGGCGCCGGGCAACCCGGCCGGAATCACGTCGCTGGCTGATCTGGGCGGCGGTGCGGCGCGCGCGGCGGTCTGTGCGCCGTCGGTACCCTGCGGACGCGCGGCGGAGCGTGTGCTCGACGCCGCCGGTGTGGCGCTCTCCGGCGAAAGCCGCGAGGACAGCGTGCGGTCGGTGCTGACCAAAGTGGTGACCGGGCAGGCGGACGCCGGGCTGGTGTACCAAACCGATGCGCTCTCGGCTGCGAAGCAAGGGGTGACGTATCTTGAAGTGAGCGATCCCGAACCCAACCAGTACCCCGCGGCCCTGACCGCGGAGGGAGCAGAGCATGAGGCAGCTGTCCGATTCTACGAGTGGCTTGCAGGGGAGGAAGCCGCCGGCATCCTCCGTGACGCGGGCTTCCGGCCACCGGGAACATGA
- the moaA gene encoding GTP 3',8-cyclase MoaA — protein sequence MGIQLGMPSIGAPLIGGPSTATDSTAPAAGCTPVETPAAEPPATAGAAAAAGVRAADGLLDRYGRRATDMRLSLTDKCNLRCTYCMPAEGLDWLAKDKVLTAAEIIRLVGIGVNTLGVRELRLTGGEPLVRADLVDIIAGIRANHPELPISLTTNALGLDKKAQALKDAGLSRINVSLDSLHPDTFAQLTRRPFLPRVLAGVEEAARVGLGLIKINAVLMRGINDVESPDLLEWAVSHGFELRFIEQMPLDADHGWTRDGMITAAEIRSRLERDFILTPDPRQRDGAPAERWEVRRRSAPGIVAGTVGIIASVTEPFCTDCRRTRITAEGKVRSCLFSHEETDLLELLRTPDAGDDDVAARWQDAMWGKPKAHGMDHTGLGDADYVQPDRTMSAIGG from the coding sequence ATGGGAATCCAGCTGGGAATGCCGTCCATTGGCGCGCCGCTGATCGGCGGTCCGTCCACGGCGACCGATTCAACCGCCCCTGCGGCCGGCTGCACGCCCGTCGAAACTCCCGCAGCGGAGCCGCCGGCAACGGCCGGAGCGGCTGCGGCTGCCGGGGTGCGGGCCGCCGACGGACTGCTGGACCGCTACGGGCGGCGTGCCACCGATATGCGGCTCTCGCTCACTGACAAGTGCAACCTGCGCTGCACCTACTGCATGCCGGCGGAAGGGCTGGACTGGCTGGCCAAGGACAAGGTGCTGACGGCCGCCGAGATCATCCGGCTCGTGGGAATCGGAGTGAACACCCTCGGCGTGCGCGAACTGCGGCTCACCGGCGGTGAGCCGCTGGTACGGGCGGATCTGGTGGACATCATTGCCGGCATCCGCGCCAACCACCCGGAGCTCCCCATTTCGCTGACCACCAACGCGCTGGGCCTGGATAAAAAGGCCCAAGCGTTGAAGGACGCCGGGCTGAGCCGAATCAACGTCTCGCTGGACTCCCTCCATCCGGACACCTTTGCGCAGCTGACACGGCGCCCGTTCCTTCCCCGCGTGCTGGCCGGGGTTGAGGAAGCCGCCCGGGTGGGCCTGGGGCTGATCAAGATCAACGCCGTCCTGATGCGTGGAATTAACGACGTCGAGTCTCCGGACCTGCTGGAGTGGGCGGTCAGCCACGGCTTTGAACTGCGCTTCATTGAACAGATGCCGCTGGACGCCGACCACGGCTGGACCCGGGACGGCATGATCACCGCTGCGGAAATCCGCAGCAGGCTGGAGCGGGACTTTATCCTCACCCCCGACCCACGGCAGCGCGACGGCGCCCCCGCCGAGCGCTGGGAGGTCCGGCGCCGCTCCGCTCCCGGGATCGTGGCCGGAACCGTGGGGATCATTGCCTCGGTCACCGAACCGTTCTGCACCGACTGCCGGCGCACCCGGATTACAGCGGAGGGAAAAGTGCGCAGCTGCCTCTTTTCCCACGAGGAAACCGATTTGCTGGAGCTGCTCCGCACCCCGGACGCCGGCGACGACGACGTGGCGGCACGCTGGCAGGACGCCATGTGGGGCAAGCCCAAGGCCCACGGAATGGACCATACGGGTCTGGGCGATGCCGACTATGTGCAGCCGGACCGAACCATGAGCGCGATAGGCGGCTAA
- a CDS encoding MoaD/ThiS family protein produces the protein MLIRYFGAAKAASGVEEETFSADGPDGLSAGASLDDLLEFLGARHSEAPAGTPPLKSVISRSTFLVNGYAARDRSLTLDFGDAVDILPPFAGG, from the coding sequence ATGCTGATTCGATATTTTGGCGCCGCGAAGGCTGCCTCGGGTGTGGAGGAAGAGACCTTTTCCGCTGACGGTCCCGATGGCCTTTCCGCCGGTGCGTCCCTGGACGACCTGCTGGAATTCCTGGGTGCCCGCCACTCGGAAGCCCCTGCGGGCACTCCCCCGCTGAAGAGCGTCATCTCCCGCAGCACGTTTCTGGTGAACGGGTACGCGGCGCGCGACCGGTCCCTCACGCTGGATTTCGGGGACGCAGTGGACATCCTGCCGCCCTTCGCCGGCGGCTGA
- a CDS encoding M16 family metallopeptidase codes for MSHIADGNRPDAGHAPASGTVVRLPLTILPGDPSLVMGTPGGAVVRRSVLPGGVRVLTEAMPGQRSATIGFWVGVGSRDEAAGRHGSTHFLEHLLFKGTTRRTALDIALAFDEVGGESNAATAKESTCYYARVLDTDLPMAIDVITDMITSAVLDPEELEQERDVILEEIAMDADDPADLCHEKFAEAVLGDHALGRPIGGTPEAIMSVPREAVLEHYHRYYRPTELVVTAAGGLEHDEVCALVLDALKKAGWDLSEDASPAPRRNTEPAVITGTAGVQVINRPVEQANVVMGCPSLTATDDRRFAMSVLNTILGGGMSSRLFQEIREKRGLVYSTYSFSASYADAGYFGMYAGCSPAKTRQVIDLMGSELERLAADGVDEAELKKARGQIAGGMVMALEDSSSRMSRLGRAELVSGEFIDIDESLARIGAVTAAEVQALAAELAAAPRTITIVGPFKSAEELGF; via the coding sequence ATGTCACATATTGCTGATGGAAACCGTCCCGATGCCGGACATGCTCCGGCATCCGGGACGGTTGTCCGCCTTCCGCTGACCATTCTTCCCGGTGATCCCTCCCTCGTGATGGGAACGCCCGGAGGCGCCGTCGTACGCCGTTCCGTCCTTCCCGGCGGAGTGCGCGTACTGACCGAAGCCATGCCCGGCCAGCGGAGTGCGACCATCGGCTTCTGGGTTGGTGTCGGCTCGCGGGATGAAGCCGCGGGCCGGCACGGCTCCACCCACTTCCTTGAGCACCTGCTGTTCAAGGGCACCACCCGGCGCACGGCGCTGGACATTGCGCTGGCCTTTGACGAGGTTGGCGGCGAGTCCAACGCCGCGACGGCCAAGGAAAGCACCTGTTACTACGCACGGGTGCTGGACACCGATCTGCCGATGGCCATTGACGTCATCACCGACATGATCACCTCCGCGGTCCTGGACCCGGAGGAGCTGGAGCAGGAACGCGACGTCATCCTGGAAGAAATTGCCATGGATGCCGACGATCCCGCGGACCTGTGCCACGAGAAGTTTGCCGAGGCTGTCCTGGGCGACCACGCCCTGGGCCGGCCCATCGGCGGCACTCCCGAAGCCATCATGAGCGTTCCGCGCGAAGCCGTGCTGGAGCACTACCACCGCTACTACCGGCCCACCGAACTGGTGGTCACCGCTGCCGGCGGCCTGGAGCACGACGAGGTCTGCGCCCTGGTGCTCGACGCCCTGAAAAAGGCCGGCTGGGACCTTTCCGAGGACGCATCACCGGCCCCGCGCCGCAACACCGAACCCGCAGTGATCACCGGCACCGCCGGTGTGCAGGTCATCAACCGGCCGGTGGAGCAGGCCAACGTGGTCATGGGCTGCCCGTCATTGACGGCCACCGATGACCGCCGGTTCGCCATGAGCGTCCTGAACACCATCCTGGGCGGCGGCATGTCCTCGCGCCTGTTCCAGGAAATCCGCGAAAAACGCGGCCTGGTGTACTCCACGTATTCCTTCTCCGCGTCCTACGCTGATGCCGGCTACTTCGGCATGTACGCAGGCTGCTCCCCGGCCAAAACCCGGCAGGTCATCGACCTGATGGGCTCGGAGCTGGAGCGCCTCGCGGCTGACGGCGTGGATGAAGCGGAACTGAAGAAGGCCCGCGGCCAGATTGCCGGCGGCATGGTCATGGCGCTGGAGGACTCCAGCTCGCGCATGTCCCGCCTGGGCCGCGCCGAACTGGTCAGCGGGGAGTTCATCGACATTGATGAGTCCCTGGCCCGCATCGGTGCCGTAACGGCCGCGGAAGTGCAGGCGCTGGCCGCCGAACTGGCTGCCGCCCCGCGCACCATCACGATTGTGGGACCGTTCAAGTCCGCGGAGGAGCTGGGCTTCTAG